The sequence AACCGCGCACCCGAAAACCCTGCCCCTAATGACCCGGCCATCAGGCGCCGCCGGCGAGACCCACCGGGATGCCGATGCTGCGCGTCTCCAGGTAGCCGGCCAGCCCCTCCGGCCCGAGCTCGCGGCCGAGCCCGGACTGCTTGAAGCCGCCGAACGGCACCAGTGGGAACGGCGGGAAGTCCGCGTTGATGTTGACGGCACCGGTCCGCAACTGGCGCGCGACGCCGAGCGCGCGCGCCGGGTCCGCGCTCCAGACCCCGCCGGCCAGGCCGAACGGCGAGTCGTTGGCGATGCGCACCGCCTCGTCCTCGTCGTCGAACGGGATGAAGCTCAGCACCGGGCCGAAGATCTCCTCACGGGCCACCGGCATCCCGTTGTCGACGTCGCCCAGGATCGTCGCCTCGACGTACCAGCCCCGGTTCAGGTGCCCCGGCCGCTTCCCGCCGGCGACGACCTTGGCGCCGCTGGCGATGGCGCCGTCGATGTAGCCCTCAACCCGCTCGCGCTGCCGCTCGGCGACGAGCGGCCCGATGACGGTGGCCGGGTCGTGCGGGTCACCGAGCGGGATCCGCGCGGCGCTCGCGCCGGCGGCCTCCAGCGCCTCGGCGTACCGGGACCGGTGTACCAGGATCCGGGTCTGCGCCGCGCAGACCTGGCCGGAGCGGTTCATCCCGATGCCGACGACGGTCGGGACGATCTTCGCGATGTCCGTGTCATCGAGCAGGATGCAGGCCGACTTGCCGCCCAGCTCCAGCGAGACCCGCTTCACCTGCTCGCCGCACAGGCTCATGATCCGCTTCCCGGCGCCGGTCGAGCCGGTGAAGGCGATCTTGTCGACGTCCGGGTGGGTGACGAGGTGCTCGCCGACCTCACGGCCGCCCGGCACGACGTTGACGACGCCCGCCGGCACGCCCGCCTCGTGCAGCGCCTCGGCGAACGGGAAGGCCGACAGCGGCGCCTCGGGCGGCGGCTTCAGCACGACCGTGCACCCGGCGGCCAGCGCCGGCGCGATCTTCCACGCGGCCAGGGTGACGGGCGCGTTCCACGGCACGATCGCGCCGACGACGCCGACGGGCTCCTGGGTGACGAGGCCCGCCCGGGCGCCCTCAAGCACGGTCCGCTCGAACGGGTAGGTCCGCGCGAGCTTCCCGTAGTACTCGAACACCGGCGCGACGAGGCCGGTCTGCGACCCGGGGTTGCTGACCGGGCAGCCGATCTCGTCGACGGTCACCGCGGCGATGTCGGGTGCGCGCTTGGCGAGCATCTCGGCGGCCCGGATGAGGATCTCACCGCGCTCGGCCGGCGTCAGGCGGGGCCAGGGGCCGTGGTCGAACGCGGCCCTGGCGGCCGCGACCGCACGGTCGATGTCGCTGTTGGTCGCGAGCGGGACCTTGCCGACGACCTCCTCGCTGGACGGGGAGATGACGCCGAACTCGTCCGGACCGGCGGGGGCGGTCCAGTCGCCGTCAATGAAGAACGCATCCCGATAGAGCAGTCGCTGATCCACGGTTACCTGCATTTCCTCGTGGTCGGTCAGTTGTCGAGCGTGCCCAGCAGGAGGTGGGTGTCCTGCTGGAAGACGCGGATCTCACGGATCGTGCCGTCGGCGACGGTGAACAGCTCGACGACGTCGACGGTCGCCGCCCGGCCGGTCGCCTTCGCCGTCCAGGTCTGGGTGGTGATCTGGACGGCCGTGGCACCGCTCCCGGTGATCCGCGGGTCGACGATCGCGCGGTCCCAGTGCGCGCCGGCCTCGACGTTCATCGCGGCCATGCCGTCCTGCCCGGTGTGCCAGCCGCCGTGCGGCAGCGAGGCCGGCTGCTGGACCCGGATCTCCGGATGCATCAGCGCCCGCGCCCCGGCAAGGTCGCCGGACTGGAAGCGCCGCGCCATCTCCTGGACGACCGCGACGGCGTCCGCGGTGTCCACGCCAGCCTCGGCACGGGTCCGCTCCGCCGCCGTGCTCACGCGGAGGCCTTACGGGCCCGGTAGGCCGCGAGCGCGTCCTCGAAGCCACGGTGCAGGTGCTGCGGAGCGGGCTCGTTGCGGCCGAACACGACCGTGTCGATCAGGCCCAGGCGCACGCCGGGCTCGGTCCGCCCGGCGACCCAGAAGTCCTCACCGTCCACGACCGTGTCGCAGATCCACGGTGCCATGTCGACGGCCTTGGAGCGCTCCTCGTCGGTCAGGCCGGGGCGCAGGTAGACCGTGTGCACGACCTCGGAGTGGCTCTCGTCGACCGGGAGGATCTGCCAGAGCTCGATGTGGCGGGCGTCGAAGGTGAGGCTGACGTTCGGGAACAGCGCGTACTGGTAGCTGAAGTGCCCGGAGACGTCGCCCCAGTCCGGCTCGGAACGCTCGCGCAGCTCGACGATCGACTTCAGCGCCGAGGTGTTGCGCAGGTGGCGGCCGAACGCGTCGAAGGTCAGCACGCCGCCGATGGCGTAGCTGGCCAGGGTGTTCTTGTGCAGGTAGTTGAAGTGGTAGTTCTCCCGGAACGTGTCCAGGGTGACCTTCCAGTTGCCCGCCACCTTGTGCACGTGCGGCTCGTTGTACGGCTGCCAGGTCGCGAAGTCGAGCATCGCCAGCTCCTCGGCCAGGCCGGGCCCGAGGTACTCGTCGATGTCGATCGGCGCGCCCGGCCGCAGCCGGCCCACGATCAGCCCGTACCCCTCGGCGACCTCCAGCCGGATCAGGCCCTTGCTCGACTTGTCCATGCCGGCGAAGCCCTCGGCGACCGGCATCCGGCCCAGCTTGCCGTCCAGGCCGTACGTCCAGGCGTGGAACGGGCACGTCAGCCGGATCGCCTCACCGGCCCCGTCACACAGCCGCACGCCTCGGTGCCGGCAGGCGTTGAGCATCGCGTGGACCTGGCCGTCGTTGTCCCGGGTGAGCAGCACGGGCGTGCCGAGCAGGTCCACGGTCCGGTAGGTGCCCGGCTCGGGCAGCGCGCCGGACAGGCACAGCACCAGGGGCTGGTCGAGGAACAGGCCCTCGATCTCGGCGGCCTGGTGCTCGGCCGAGTAGGCGTCGACCGACAGCTCCATGACCTCGTCGGCCATGTCGGTGCTGCGGTTGTCGATGTGGTCGAGCAACCGGCGCACGATGCCGTGTTCCAGCGCTTCCCTGTCCATCGTGGGTTCCCTTCGCCGGGGAGGCACTTCAACTTCGGGGTCCGGGCGGGACGTGCCGGTGGGCGGCCGGCTGGCAGGTCTCTCGACCATCCCAGCCGACCGCCCGCGGCGCTCGCGTTCGGCGATCTCTCGTTACGACCGATCTGGCGTTACGACAGGGGCTTTCCGACGAGGAACGGCTTCTGCACCGTCACCGTCAGCTTTCCGTCCTTGATCTCACCCTGCGAGGCTGACTGGTTCTTCACCCGCGGGATACCCGTGACACCGGCCGAGGTGAAGTCGATGGGTGCGGTCGCCCCGTGCGTGTCGAACGCGGTCTGCTGGTCGAGCCAGGCCTTGATCTTCACGGCGTCGACGGCGCCGACCTTGGGAATGATGTCCGCGACCAGCTTGACGCCGAGCCAGGCGTTGATCGACGCGTCACCGATGGTGTTGGTGATGCCGCCGACCTGCTTGCCGTACTTGGCGACGTCGTCCGCGAACGAGCCGATGGCGCCCTGCCCGAAGGCCAGCACGATCAGGTTCGGCTGGTTGAGGCTCGAGATCGTCTGCACGACCTGCGGCGTCAGGATGATGCTCGGGATCGCCCAGAGCGTCTTGGTCAGGCCGAGCTGGTTGCAGGTCTGCATCAGCGGGGCCAGCTGGCTCGGGTTGATCGCCGGGACGACGGTGTCGGCGCCGCTCTGCTTGATCTGCAGGCAGGTCGGCTGGAAGTCCGTCGCGGTCAGCCCGAGGCCGAGGTTGTCGACCTTGACCGACGGCGGGTAGTAGGTGGCCGAGACCTTGGCTGACGCCTGCGCGACCGCCGAGTCCGCCGAGATGTAGGCGACGTGCTTGGTGGTGGCCGGCAGCATCTGCGGCAGGATCCGGTAACCCACGAGCACCGGCTCGATCACGTAGACCCGCGGGTTCTGCAGGTCCGCGGACGCGGCGCCCAGGCTCGACCACGAGATCGTGTTCGCGGTGTCGAGCGTCGGGAGCAGGCTCGGCTCCTGGGTGCCGTCGTCGCCGGCCATCATGAGGACCTTGTCCTCGACCAGAAGCTTCTGGGCACAGACCGAGGCGCCCTGCGGCGTGCTGTGGTCGTCACAGACGTCGATCTCGACCGGGCGGCCGAGGATGCCGCCGTTCGCGTTGATCGACGCGGCCGCGATCTTGGCCGCCTGCGCGACATACGGCTGCGAGACCGCGTTGGTCTGGATGCCGGTCATCAGGCCAAGCTTGATCGGCGCGCCGGTGGGCTTCGGCGCCGTCGTGCCGCCGGAGCTGGTGGACCCACCGCCGGACGAGCCGCCGCAGGCCGCGGCGACGAGCGTGACGCCCAATAAGGCGGCGACCAGCTGGGTACGTGGAATTCGTTTCTGCCGGCCGCCGGCCCGCCCGATAACTGACATTCTCTATCCCCTCAACGGTTGACACGCGTGCGTGGAAAAGGCATCGGTTTCCGGACGCGCACGGTCAAGGTCGCCGGGGTGGTTCACTCGCCCGGGCGCGCGCCGAGATTCCGCCTCGTCGTGCGGCGGGAGCCCGTCGCCGGACCGGGTAGACGGCCCGGCGACGGGTGAAGGACCAGCACCGGGCCGCGCCGCCCGGGTGAAAGGAGACCGCCGGCTGGCTCAGGCGATGGTCGCCGGGTCGGCCGGGGTGAAGTTGTAGACCCGGGCGGCGTTGCCGACCGTGATCTTGTGGACGACCTCGTCGGACAGGTGGCCGAGCCACTCGTTCGCGACCTTGGTCGTGTCCGGCCAGGTGGAGTCCGAGTGCGGGTAGTCGCACTCGAGCATCACGTTGTCCTCACCGATGATGTCGAGCAGCCGCAGGCCGGCCTGGTCCTCGATGAACGTGCCGAAGACGTGGTCGCGGAACAGCGCCCGAATGTCGGTGTCGAGGTCGAACGACGCCGCGCCCTTGGACTCGCCCCGCTCGTGCGAGGCGTTCATGTCGATGTCGAACCGGGACGCCCAGAACCGCTGCTTGTCGATGACCTGCTCGGCGCGCTCCAGGAAGTACGGAATCCAGCCGATCGACCCTTCGGAAAGGGCGATCTTCAGGTTCGGGTACTTCGGGAAGATGCCGCTGAACAGCCAGTCCAGCAGGGTGCCGGCCTGGTTCGCCGCCGCCGAGTAGGCCATGAAGGCCAGCGTCGGCATGTCCGCCGAGGTGCGGATCAGGTTCGACGACGAGCCGACGTGCATCGAGACGACGTAGCCGGTGTCGTTGCAGGCCCTGAACACCGGGTCCCAGAAGTCGGTGTGGATCGACGGGAGCCCGAGCTTGGTCGGGTTCTCCGAGAACGCGATCGTCTTGCCGCCGAGGGCGGCGGTGCGCTCGATCTCGGCGGCGGCCGCGACCGGGTCCCACAACGGGATGATCATCATCGGGATGAAGCGGCCGGGGAACGCGGCGCCGAACTCCTCCAGGATGAAGTCGTTCCAGGCCTGGACACAGAGCAGCGCCAGTTCCTTGTCCTTGGCCTCGTGGAACACCTGGCCGCAGTAGCGGGGGAAGCTCGGGAACAGGAGCGAGGACAGCACGTTGCCCTGGTTCATGTCCGCGACCCGGGCGGTCGGGTCGTAGCAGCCGAGGCGCATGTCCTCGTAGGTGATCGGCTCGGGCGAGAACTCCTCGCGCGTCTTGCCGGCGACCGCGTTCAGACCGGTGGTGACGATCTGGCGGTCCTCGTACACCCAGAACTCGGAGTCACCGTCGCGGACGATGCGCGGGCCGGTGTCACGCCAGCGCTCGGGCAGCCGCTCCTGCCAGAGCCGAGCCGGCTCGATGAGGTGGTCGTCAACGGAGACGAACCAGGAGAACGACACGGGTGCCTCCCACGGCCGGATCTTTGGACTCGGGCCCCTGTGAACACCGGGACCCTGCTACGAGCGTGGGCCCTCTAAGAGAGCGAACGCTCACATGCTAACGGAGATGGACGCACCAGCGCCAGATCCTCAGGCGAACCTGTGCGCAAGCCGGGCCCGGTGGGCCGTCGGCGACCCGAACAGCGCGCGGTTGCACGCGGCCCGCTTCAGGAAGCGGTGCACACCGCTTTCCCACGTGTAGCCGATACCGCCATGGAGCTGCATCGCTCGGCCGGCCACGTCGACGGCGGCCCCGCCCACGTGGGACTTGGCCCGCGAGACGGCGATCTCGGCCGCCGCCAGGTCCCCGTCGAGCCCGCCCGGCCCGAGCGCCGCCAGCGCGCCCACGGCGTCGGCGACCAGGCCCCGGCTCACCGAGACCTGCACGAACATGTCGGCGCACCCGTGCTTGACGGCCTGGAACGAGCCGATCGCCCGGCCGAACTGGTGGCGCACGCCGACGTAGGCGACGGTGGCGTCCAGCATGGCCTCGGCGACGCCCAGGCTGTCGACGGCCAGGGCCAGCGCGCCCCGGGCGAGCAACGTCCTGACCGCCGCCTGGCCGTCACCGCCGAACCGGTGGACCTCGCCCACCGTCGCGTCGGCGACCGTGACGGTGCCAAGCCCGCGGCTGACGTCGAGAACGGGCTGGTCGGCGATGCGCACGCCGGGCTGGCCCGGCTCGACGGCGACGAGCACCGGCTCGCCCTCCGGCGCCGCCGCGAGCAGCAGCACCGTTCCCGCCCCGGCCGCGTCCGGCACGAAGTCCGCGTGCCCACTCACCCGCCAGGCACCACCCGCCGCGGCGACGAGCTGGAACGGGAGCGCGCCGGGCGCGCCCACGGCCCCGTCGCCGGTGGGCAGCGCGAGCGCGAGGCGCGGCGCGCCGGTCGCGAGGGCGCGTAGCCAGCCGTCCCGCGTCTCCCCTGGCGCCAGCGCCAGCAGCGCGCCGGCACCGAGCACCGCGGTGCCCAGGTAGGGAGCCCGCGCCGCGGCGCGGCCGAGCTCCTGGCAGACGACGGCCGTCTCGGCGAAGCCCACGCCGGCGCCGTCGAGCTCGTCGGGCACCTCCAGCCCGAGCCAGCCCGCGTCCGCGAAACTCGCCCAGCCGTCGGCCGCGACGTCCTCGTCGCCGGCGGGCAGACCAGCCAGCAGGTCGCGGGCGACCGTCCGCAGCTCGGCGCGCAGCTCCTCGGCGGCGGCCCGCTCCTCGGCGGTCGCGGCGATCGCTGTCGTGTGAGTACTCACACTCATCACGGCTCCCTGGGCAGGCCGAGGCCGCGCTCGCCGATGATCGTCCGCTGGATCTCGTTCGTACCGCCGGGGATCGTCCACTCCCAGGAGCCGATGAAGTCGAGCAGCCAGGCCCCCGACTCCCAGCCGCTGGAGGCCGGCTTGTGCAGCTCGGAGAGCGCGTCGAGCCCGGCCAGCTCCGCGGCGAAGCCGGTCATCCGCTGCAGCAGCTCGCTGTAGTACACCTTGACGACCGAGGCGTCGGCCGGCCCGACGCTGCCGGTGTCGTGGCGTTCGACCAGGTCGCGGCACAGCGCCCGCAGACCGGCTATCTCGGTGTCGAACCCGGCCAGCCGGTCGGCCACCCGGGAGTCGTCGATCGGCCGATGCCCGCGCTCGTCCGGGCGCCGGCAGGTCTCGACCAGCGCCCGCAGCCCGACGTTGCCGAGCCGTTCGGCCAGCTCCAGCATCGT is a genomic window of Pseudofrankia inefficax containing:
- a CDS encoding acyl-CoA dehydrogenase family protein codes for the protein MSVSTHTTAIAATAEERAAAEELRAELRTVARDLLAGLPAGDEDVAADGWASFADAGWLGLEVPDELDGAGVGFAETAVVCQELGRAAARAPYLGTAVLGAGALLALAPGETRDGWLRALATGAPRLALALPTGDGAVGAPGALPFQLVAAAGGAWRVSGHADFVPDAAGAGTVLLLAAAPEGEPVLVAVEPGQPGVRIADQPVLDVSRGLGTVTVADATVGEVHRFGGDGQAAVRTLLARGALALAVDSLGVAEAMLDATVAYVGVRHQFGRAIGSFQAVKHGCADMFVQVSVSRGLVADAVGALAALGPGGLDGDLAAAEIAVSRAKSHVGGAAVDVAGRAMQLHGGIGYTWESGVHRFLKRAACNRALFGSPTAHRARLAHRFA
- a CDS encoding nuclear transport factor 2 family protein — protein: MSTAAERTRAEAGVDTADAVAVVQEMARRFQSGDLAGARALMHPEIRVQQPASLPHGGWHTGQDGMAAMNVEAGAHWDRAIVDPRITGSGATAVQITTQTWTAKATGRAATVDVVELFTVADGTIREIRVFQQDTHLLLGTLDN
- a CDS encoding amidohydrolase family protein, with the protein product MSFSWFVSVDDHLIEPARLWQERLPERWRDTGPRIVRDGDSEFWVYEDRQIVTTGLNAVAGKTREEFSPEPITYEDMRLGCYDPTARVADMNQGNVLSSLLFPSFPRYCGQVFHEAKDKELALLCVQAWNDFILEEFGAAFPGRFIPMMIIPLWDPVAAAAEIERTAALGGKTIAFSENPTKLGLPSIHTDFWDPVFRACNDTGYVVSMHVGSSSNLIRTSADMPTLAFMAYSAAANQAGTLLDWLFSGIFPKYPNLKIALSEGSIGWIPYFLERAEQVIDKQRFWASRFDIDMNASHERGESKGAASFDLDTDIRALFRDHVFGTFIEDQAGLRLLDIIGEDNVMLECDYPHSDSTWPDTTKVANEWLGHLSDEVVHKITVGNAARVYNFTPADPATIA
- a CDS encoding ABC transporter substrate-binding protein produces the protein MSVIGRAGGRQKRIPRTQLVAALLGVTLVAAACGGSSGGGSTSSGGTTAPKPTGAPIKLGLMTGIQTNAVSQPYVAQAAKIAAASINANGGILGRPVEIDVCDDHSTPQGASVCAQKLLVEDKVLMMAGDDGTQEPSLLPTLDTANTISWSSLGAASADLQNPRVYVIEPVLVGYRILPQMLPATTKHVAYISADSAVAQASAKVSATYYPPSVKVDNLGLGLTATDFQPTCLQIKQSGADTVVPAINPSQLAPLMQTCNQLGLTKTLWAIPSIILTPQVVQTISSLNQPNLIVLAFGQGAIGSFADDVAKYGKQVGGITNTIGDASINAWLGVKLVADIIPKVGAVDAVKIKAWLDQQTAFDTHGATAPIDFTSAGVTGIPRVKNQSASQGEIKDGKLTVTVQKPFLVGKPLS
- a CDS encoding aldehyde dehydrogenase; this translates as MDQRLLYRDAFFIDGDWTAPAGPDEFGVISPSSEEVVGKVPLATNSDIDRAVAAARAAFDHGPWPRLTPAERGEILIRAAEMLAKRAPDIAAVTVDEIGCPVSNPGSQTGLVAPVFEYYGKLARTYPFERTVLEGARAGLVTQEPVGVVGAIVPWNAPVTLAAWKIAPALAAGCTVVLKPPPEAPLSAFPFAEALHEAGVPAGVVNVVPGGREVGEHLVTHPDVDKIAFTGSTGAGKRIMSLCGEQVKRVSLELGGKSACILLDDTDIAKIVPTVVGIGMNRSGQVCAAQTRILVHRSRYAEALEAAGASAARIPLGDPHDPATVIGPLVAERQRERVEGYIDGAIASGAKVVAGGKRPGHLNRGWYVEATILGDVDNGMPVAREEIFGPVLSFIPFDDEDEAVRIANDSPFGLAGGVWSADPARALGVARQLRTGAVNINADFPPFPLVPFGGFKQSGLGRELGPEGLAGYLETRSIGIPVGLAGGA
- a CDS encoding aromatic ring-hydroxylating oxygenase subunit alpha; the encoded protein is MDREALEHGIVRRLLDHIDNRSTDMADEVMELSVDAYSAEHQAAEIEGLFLDQPLVLCLSGALPEPGTYRTVDLLGTPVLLTRDNDGQVHAMLNACRHRGVRLCDGAGEAIRLTCPFHAWTYGLDGKLGRMPVAEGFAGMDKSSKGLIRLEVAEGYGLIVGRLRPGAPIDIDEYLGPGLAEELAMLDFATWQPYNEPHVHKVAGNWKVTLDTFRENYHFNYLHKNTLASYAIGGVLTFDAFGRHLRNTSALKSIVELRERSEPDWGDVSGHFSYQYALFPNVSLTFDARHIELWQILPVDESHSEVVHTVYLRPGLTDEERSKAVDMAPWICDTVVDGEDFWVAGRTEPGVRLGLIDTVVFGRNEPAPQHLHRGFEDALAAYRARKASA